The Ooceraea biroi isolate clonal line C1 chromosome 11, Obir_v5.4, whole genome shotgun sequence genome includes a region encoding these proteins:
- the LOC105274683 gene encoding Bardet-Biedl syndrome 5 protein homolog isoform X1 yields MWQDNEVKFDISHSNMQLRAGELAVDKLDMIEDTKGNAGDLGRLIVTNLRIIWHSLSLPRINLSIGYNTFITANTKLLHTIYGGYIQALHILTSFRNCRYEFIFTNHDVKSTRHYTSVIGVYRAYVSSKIYREIKLRSGIIHENQLTLLPQEKVHSSVQDVWNLSIEQGNIGTFIITNIRLVWYADVNHQFNVSIPYLTIGNITIRTSKFGPTLVILSTEVSGGYVLGFRVNPLQQLHITHKEISILRSEFEKFPIFGVEYTFEHEAPVQQEINVEHFTEIQDNQAEISNMFGYYFSEGETGQRKPNFSINFGLAAEEPREGSTLQSLWELVPPSAN; encoded by the exons ATGTGGCAGGACAACGAAGTTAAATTTGACATTTCTCAttc TAATATGCAATTGCGAGCCGGTGAGCTTGCCGTTGATAAGCTTGATATGATAGAAGACACAAAAGGCAATGCAGGAGACCTAGGACGGTTGATTGTTACAAACTTGAGAATCATATGGCATTCTTTGTCTTTACCGCGTATCAATTTAA GTATAGGGTACAATACATTCATAACTGCAAACACGAAACTTCTTCATACG ATTTATGGTGGATATATACAAGCTCTCCATATATTGACGTCATTTCGAAATTGTcgatacgaatttatatttacaaatcaCGATGTCAAAAGTACGAGACACTACACCTCGGTCATAGGTGTTTACAG AGCTTACGTGTCGTCGAAGATATacagagaaattaaattgagaagTGGAATTATCCATGAGAATCAACTGACCTTGTTACCTCAGGAAAAAGTGCATTCTTCTGTGCAAGATGTTTGGAACTTATCCATTGAACAG GGAAATATCGgaacttttattataacaaatatacgTTTGGTGTGGTACGCAGATGTGAATCATCAGTTCAATGTTTCGATACCTTATCTTACAATTGGAAAC ATTACTATTAGAACATCGAAATTTGGACCGACTTTGGTAATTTTAAGTACAGAGGTCAGTGGAGGATACGTTTTAGGTTTCCGTGTTAATCCTTTACAGCAGTTACACATTACTCACAAAGAAATTTCGATACTTCGTTCGGAATTCGAAAAATTTCCTATTTTTGGCGTAGAATACACGTTTGAACACGAG GCACCTGTACAACAGGAGATTAATGTCGAACATTTCACTGAGATACAAGATAATCAAGctgaaatatcaaatatgtTCGGTTATTATTTCTCTGAGGGAGAGACAGGTCAGAGAAAGCCTAATTTTTCGATTAACTTCGGACTCGCAGCAGAGGAACCAAGGGAAGGCAGTACGTTGCAGAGTTTATGGGAACTTGTGCCACCAtctgctaattaa
- the LOC105274683 gene encoding Bardet-Biedl syndrome 5 protein homolog isoform X2, with product MQLRAGELAVDKLDMIEDTKGNAGDLGRLIVTNLRIIWHSLSLPRINLSIGYNTFITANTKLLHTIYGGYIQALHILTSFRNCRYEFIFTNHDVKSTRHYTSVIGVYRAYVSSKIYREIKLRSGIIHENQLTLLPQEKVHSSVQDVWNLSIEQGNIGTFIITNIRLVWYADVNHQFNVSIPYLTIGNITIRTSKFGPTLVILSTEVSGGYVLGFRVNPLQQLHITHKEISILRSEFEKFPIFGVEYTFEHEAPVQQEINVEHFTEIQDNQAEISNMFGYYFSEGETGQRKPNFSINFGLAAEEPREGSTLQSLWELVPPSAN from the exons ATGCAATTGCGAGCCGGTGAGCTTGCCGTTGATAAGCTTGATATGATAGAAGACACAAAAGGCAATGCAGGAGACCTAGGACGGTTGATTGTTACAAACTTGAGAATCATATGGCATTCTTTGTCTTTACCGCGTATCAATTTAA GTATAGGGTACAATACATTCATAACTGCAAACACGAAACTTCTTCATACG ATTTATGGTGGATATATACAAGCTCTCCATATATTGACGTCATTTCGAAATTGTcgatacgaatttatatttacaaatcaCGATGTCAAAAGTACGAGACACTACACCTCGGTCATAGGTGTTTACAG AGCTTACGTGTCGTCGAAGATATacagagaaattaaattgagaagTGGAATTATCCATGAGAATCAACTGACCTTGTTACCTCAGGAAAAAGTGCATTCTTCTGTGCAAGATGTTTGGAACTTATCCATTGAACAG GGAAATATCGgaacttttattataacaaatatacgTTTGGTGTGGTACGCAGATGTGAATCATCAGTTCAATGTTTCGATACCTTATCTTACAATTGGAAAC ATTACTATTAGAACATCGAAATTTGGACCGACTTTGGTAATTTTAAGTACAGAGGTCAGTGGAGGATACGTTTTAGGTTTCCGTGTTAATCCTTTACAGCAGTTACACATTACTCACAAAGAAATTTCGATACTTCGTTCGGAATTCGAAAAATTTCCTATTTTTGGCGTAGAATACACGTTTGAACACGAG GCACCTGTACAACAGGAGATTAATGTCGAACATTTCACTGAGATACAAGATAATCAAGctgaaatatcaaatatgtTCGGTTATTATTTCTCTGAGGGAGAGACAGGTCAGAGAAAGCCTAATTTTTCGATTAACTTCGGACTCGCAGCAGAGGAACCAAGGGAAGGCAGTACGTTGCAGAGTTTATGGGAACTTGTGCCACCAtctgctaattaa
- the LOC105274655 gene encoding WD and tetratricopeptide repeats protein 1, protein MFPSVQKKDYRILDLVRQREIHDSVTHTILQKLYVTESLISRLGLEKELYGHSGCVNCLEWNETGQILASASDDKDIILWNPFRYEKILVLHSGHHANIFSVKFMSKSNDNILVSGAGDCRIRIHDLTFSKPIFTCKCHKQRIKRIATVPSIPFLFWSAGEDGLFLQYDTRAPHVCRSNNHNVLVNLVYHMGRYAEGKCIAVNPRKPELIAIGANDAYIRMYDRRMIKLSQVPPSPSIHDNVDWASINTYRAGKGDPDENIPLGSAQYFIAGHLRSRDGNRSITATYLTFSDDGNELLVNMGGEQIYLFDINDSNNSKIFSSCLSRKHSGSIEQDFGKYCLESYDSLEDFTEKNIKVLSPHVEELKRKANENFEQKKYSLAINLYNKAISYCPTAAVLYANRAAAYMKRAWDGDIYAALRDCKMTLLLDPEHVKAHFRLARCLFDLNRSIEANGVLKSFQQKFPEYTSNSAYKALKMDIKEAINNGKDITQSNRSFFPISEYEQEWRNNTIDYKMRFCGHCNTTTDIKEANFFGNNSQYIVAGSDDGSFFIWDRNTTNIVRVLRGDERIVNCLQPHPSTCLLATSGIDPVIRLWSPLPEDGSVNEREIQNLDDAASANQIRMNSDPFELMLMNMGYRFPISQNEFSDEDGEDQREPITQALNCRPS, encoded by the exons ATGTTTCCTAGTGTCCAAAAGAAGGATTATAGAATCCTAGACCTAGTACGACAAAGGGAAATACAT gaTTCAGTGACacatacaattttacaaaagctATATGTTACCGAGAGTTTAATATCACGCCTGGGTTTAGAGAAGGAGTTGTATGGTCACTCGGGATGTGTTAATTGTTTAGAATGGAATGAAACTGGACA GATTCTTGCATCTGCATCCGATGATAAGGATATCATATTGTGGAACCCTTTCcgttatgaaaaaatattggtACTTCATTCAGGCCAtcatgcaaatatattttccgtaaag tttatgtcaaaatcaaatgaCAATATACTGGTGTCAGGTGCAGGGGACTGCAGGATTCGAATACACGATCTCACGTTCTCCAAACCGATATTCACATGCAAATGTCATAAGCAACGCATTAAGCGTATCGCCACTGTGCCCAGTATACCCTTTTTGTTCTGGAGCGCGGGCGAGGACGGTCTGTTTTTGCAATACGACACACGTGCACCGCATGTTTGTAGGAGCAACAACCATAATGTACTTGTTAATCTCGTGTATCATATGGGTCGCTACGCGGAGGGTAAATGCATCGCTGTAAATCCGAGGAAGCCCGAGCTGATAGCTATCGGCGCCAATGACGCTTACATCCGGATGTACGATCGACGAATGATCAAATTGTCGCAg GTTCCTCCATCGCCGTCTATACACGACAACGTGGACTGGGCAAGTATCAACACATATCGGGCGGGCAAGGGTGACCCGGATGAGAATATTCCTCTGGGTAGCGCGCAATACTTTATCGCGG GCCACCTGCGTTCTCGCGACGGTAACAGAAGCATCACGGCTACCTACCTGACGTTCAGCGATGATGGAAATGAATTACTCGTCAATATGGGTGGagaacaaatttatttgtttgacATCAACGACTCGAacaattcgaaaatattttccagcTGTTTGTCGAGAAAACATTCAG GATCAATTGAGCAAGACTTTGGAAAATATTGCTTAGAATCATACGATAGCTTGGAAGATTTCACCGAGAAGAATATAAAAGTACTATCACCGCatgttgaagaattaaaacgCAAA gCAAATGAGAATTTTGAACAGAAGAAATATTCATTAGCAatcaatttgtataataaagcaATATCGTACTGTCCAACAGCGGCAGTGCTATATGCTAATCGAGCAGCTGCTTACATGAAACGTGcttg GGACGGTGATATTTATGCTGCTTTGCGAGATTGTAAAATGACGTTGCTTCTTGACCCGGAACATGTAAAAGCTCACTTTAG ATTGGCGCGATGCCTGTTTGACttaaatcgatcgatcgaagcTAACGGTGTGCTCAAGAGTTTTCAACAAAAGTTTCCAGAGTATACGTCTAATTCTGCTTATAAAGCATTGAAAATGGATATAAAAGAAGCTATCAATAACG GAAAAGACATTACGCAAAGTAATCGTTCATTTTTCCCGATATCGGAATATGAGCAAGAATGGAGAAACAATACGATAGATTACAAAATGAGATTCTGTGGTCATTGTAATACTACAACCGACATAAAGGAGGCAAATTTTTTTGGGAa TAATAGCCAATATATAGTGGCTGGCTCAGATGATGGTTCCTTTTTTATTTGGGATCGTAATACTACCAATATCGTACGTGTTCTGCGAGGAGATGAAAGAATTGTTAATTGCTTGCAACCACATCCATCCACGTGCTTATTAGCTACCAGCGGCATTGATCCAGTAATTAGGTTGTGGAGTCCATTGCCGGAG gaTGGCAGTgtaaatgaaagagaaattcAAAATTTGGATGATGCTGCATCGGCTAATCAAATACGTATGAACAGTGATCCGTTCGAATTGATGCTGATGAATATGGGATATAGATTTCCCATCTCTCAGAACGAATTCAGCGACGAGGATGGTGAAGATCAGCGTGAACCGATAACGCAAGCTCTAAATTGTAGGCCGAGCTAA